In Triticum urartu cultivar G1812 chromosome 6, Tu2.1, whole genome shotgun sequence, the following proteins share a genomic window:
- the LOC125516094 gene encoding F-box protein SKIP19-like has translation MPSSPPAAAPRSRRYSKRRARTFHVTVFKYTPVPLPERDWAELHPDLISRIFRRLDQAELLLGGVTGVCRSWRRVAREEPALWRRIDLSGGLWYAPGSYPPMFNLETRSMVRKALRLSAGQCEALVCEHVDDDTLLFLAERAHSLKSLHLVVTHISDKGFAKAIKMLPLLEELEITLLSKTYTLKLVEIAARACPLLKHFRLVTGRYYANGNKVAFAVARMRKLRSLHLVGFVLDKEGLTAILNNCHDLKYLNMRDCGSPMDYNLRARFSRITFDDHEYWSDYYNDTHYAYYRSKPTLCDCCDYVPSSKYDDDDYEAYHYNLGDGDGDDVDDADLDKHEKILDIKSMRRYLSR, from the exons ATGCCGTCGTCACCGCCGGCGGCGGCACCACGAAGCCGTCGATATTCCAAGAGAAGAGCACGGACGTTCCACGTCACGGTGTTCAAGTACACGCCCGTGCCGCTGCCGGAGAGGGACTGGGCGGAGCTGCACCCGGACCTGATCTCGCGCATCTTCCGCAGGCTGGACCAGGCCGAGCTCCTGCTCGGCGGCGTGACGGGCGTGTGCCGCTCCTGGCGGCGCGTCGCCCGGGAGGAGCCGGCGCTGTGGCGCCGCATCGACCTGAGCGGCGGCCTGTGGTACGCCCCGGGGTCCTACCCACCCATGTTCAACCTGGAGACGAGGTCCATGGTGCGGAAGGCCCTGCGGCTGAGCGCGGGGCAGTGCGAGGCCCTCGTGTGCGAGCACGTCGACGACGACACACTCCTCTTTCTCGCCGAGCG GGCCCACTCGTTGAAAAGCCTTCATCTCGTTGTGACCCATATCTCTGACAAAGGATTTGCAAAGGCAATCAAGATGTTGCCTCTTCTCGAGGAGCTCGAAATTACGCTGCTTTCAAAAACGTATACATTGAAGCTGGTTGAAATTGCTGCTAGAGCCTGCCCACTATTGAAGCACTTCAGACTTGTCACAGGAAGGTACTACGCAAATGGTAACAAGGTAGCATTTGCGGTTGCCAGGATGCGTAAGCTACGTTCCTTGCATCTTGTCGGTTTTGTCCTCGACAAAGAAGGGCTAACAGCCATCCTTAACAACTGCCATGATCTAAAGTACCTAAACATGCGAGATTGTGGCTCTCCTATGGATTACAACCTACGAGCGAGGTTTTCCCGGATAACCTTTGATGACCACGAGTACTGGAGTGACTATTACAATGACACTCATTATGCGTATTACCGCTCCAAGCCTACTCTATGTGATTGTTGTGATTACGTGCCCTCTTCAAAATACGACGATGATGACTATGAGGCTTATCACTACAATCTTGgcgatggtgatggtgatgacgTTGACGATGCAGATCTCGACAAGCACGAGAAGATACTTGACATCAAGAGCATGCGTAGGTACCTAAGTAGATGA